The Montipora capricornis isolate CH-2021 chromosome 3, ASM3666992v2, whole genome shotgun sequence genome includes the window AACTCATATCCAACGTTGTTTTTGCGGAGCATGTTTATCAATTAAAGAGCTTAATGTGCTATCATAAATATCAACGAGTGAACTCAAATCAGTAGATTGTACATCGCTAAAAGAGTTGAAAATGTCATTGCTCAAAGTAGCCAAGTCTAGAGTTCGTAGATTTCTGCTATTAACGAGCTTCTTTCCAAACAGTGTTTTCTGTAGAAGTAGGTTACAGTGAACGGTGTAATGATCTGATAATCCAGGATCCCTAATGTTACATGATTGAAGCATTGAGTCGTTCGATTTCGTAATAACTAGATCAAGGGTGTGGCCACGTATGTGTGTATCCTTCATGACATTTTGTTTCAAGCCAAAGGAGTCTAAAATGTCAATAAATTGCCGAGCGTGTTGATTTTTTGAATCCTCAACATGAAGATTAAAATCGCCGGATATTATAATGTGGCTAATAGCGTCAGCTAAAACTTGCTCCAATAGTCttgaaaaatcttgaaaaaaacttgaataagaTGAATCAGGTGGCCGACAAATAATCAAAAAACTGATACACTTCAGAGACCTGAAGCGTATATCCATTACTTCAAAATCATCAGTTAAAACAGGATTAATCCTTAGTGTATCTTTAAAAAGCAAACCcactcctcctcctcttccatGCGTTCTTGGGGCATGAAGAAATCTAAAACCATTGGGACACAATATACCAACTTCTAAGTCATCACAGTTCCCAGGACGTAGCCACGTTTCAGTCAGTGCCAGAATATCAATGTTATTATCGACTACGTAATCCTTAATAGCTATTGCTTTGTTCCTGACAGATCTTGCATACAGAGAGTAAACAAAAAGCTCTGTGAATTAAATTCTTTAGGAAGATTTGGCTTTGTTTTGATGGGAATTAGAATGCGTGAATCGTAATCAATAGTAGGTTTCCAACATGTAGTATCAGCGTAGTTAGGTATCCTCACAGGAATAAAGCCATTGTCTAAATCCTGAGCATCATTAGTATTCATAATGGGTGATTTTGAAGGTGAAGTTGAATTACTGCCATAGTAAAATCTTTGTATATTACTGTAAGCCTTTTTGAATATGTCCATTAAATCCGATGTCTGGTCAGTACCGACATAGGAGAAAAATATCCAGTTAACAGTGAAGAATTATGTAAGCGAAGTAATCCATGAAAAGCAGTGTCGTTAATATTTGAAGATCCATTATTATGGTTCGATGTCCTCAAGCTGAGAAGTTGTTCCCTGGAGTAGTGGACTAGACGTCGGTCAGATGAAGTATTTTCAGGCCCTGGATTGCTGTGAACATCACAGCAGATAGCAAAATATGTAGATATAACTATATGAGAGTCAAAGGGCCGACCCACAACATAGGAACCATGTTAGTGAGTTTGGTGATTTCATGCTTCAGGCAGCTTGAACGACGGCAATTAACTCTCAGGCTTATACAATGCAATAGCAGAACGTTTCCTGATGATTTACTCGAGTTTCTTGAAGGACATGAagataaaaaatatatcaaCAAAAAGAGAGCAGTGAAAGCACGTCTCTCCGCCATGACTGAGTTATCAAACATTATTTATTTAGATTATTGATTTTatgtgactttttttttcttttatagcCGGATTATCAATTTCACGTAATTGTAGCATGTAGGCTAGCCACGGTCAACGCATCCAGATGCGTATATActctcataataataataataataataataataacaataataaaaactgcacactttatttccatgataaaaatatttacaaacattaaaatatctccaaaaggtaagaactataaatttacaagcaattaagtatttctctgttttaaaacttcaaaaaaagaaaataataataataatgataataataataataacaaactttattgagcactctttcatacaaacttgaatcttacatgtatctggtaaaaataaataataataataatgataatgataaaactcaaattaaattaaaaatttaaatgccgGCGGTGGCGACATTAATCCGGCAATCGTCAAGAGAGTCTCCTATATTCCGGAAAGGTACTCGGGACCCTCTTACGCACGCATGTActgatcttaagagttcaaatgagATGACAGTTCTGAGCCAATTAATGACGTTGTTATAGGGCTCACCGTCCTTCTGTACTAACTTGTCTGCTAAGTGCTTAAGAAATCGTTGGCACTCATTTCCCATCCCACCGTTCGTTCCGAAAACCAAGGGTGTAAAGGATCCCATCTCGACCTCAAGCACTCGTTGCTGATATTTCCGCTTTTTCTCCTCTTCTTGGTCTTTAAAGACTTCGGTTGTCGGCTTGCTCTGGTTACATTTGGAGTTAACATGCGTGACCCTGACGTCGAAAAATGCTGTAACTCCTCTAGACCAGAAATCTCCCGCCTTGATGTCTAAACGTGCCTCTGAGCTGGTAACTGCGCTTCTAAGATGCATCCGTTCGTTGTCAAGAGGTAAGAGGCGTGGCTCCGCCTCCACATTCTTACAAACTTTGGTGATGAATGATGTCAGTAGGTTTCGTACACCATCATGCCTTTGTGCCACAAACCCTCCTTTTTTACAAGAGAGGGCGTGGCCAACATTGAATCTATCCCCACAAACGCACTGGGCTGGTAGGTCGGTGAGAGGTAAGTTGTAACGTAGCCGCAGAGAGTCTCTGAATTCTTGCTTGTTAAGAGCTAGACCTTGATCTTTGAGGGGGATCGCGTTAAGCCAAGAGCTGGCCCCTTTGTCTCTTGCTTGATTGGCCAATCGAAGAAGATCAGGGGAGAGGGTGGAGTcaatcgactccatttttgcCTTTTCCCTTTCGGCCTTTAGCGCCTGGTGGTGACGTTTCAGTTCCTCTACGGAATTTTCGCCTGTTATCATGATGGTACTCTGAGTTGTTATGGAGTCTACATGTGCGGCTGTGATTGATGCTGATGCGGTAAACTGTTGTGGTGCTTCCGATCTCAGATCCGGCACGCCTAGTCCCCCTTGGGCCGTTGTCAAGGTAGCGAGTTGGCGCACTTCGTCGGGAAGGGGCTCTGTCTGGCCAAAGAATGTTGGAAGTAGTAGATCGTCGATTACCTCCTGGACTGGGTCGATATAGTCCTCAAATGACTCAATTGTGCGAAGAAAATAAGTAAACTTGGACTTGAACCCCTTCGTAAAAGCGATATACGCTGCGTGGGGCTGATTCTTAGCAATTTCTGATAGTGTTTCAAGTTCCCCTTTCCATGCACGCACTTTCTCCTTACAATACATATCCTTGTATTCTTGTGATCCAATGACCGCTCCTAGATGACGTTGACCCTCAATAGTGATATTAACTTCATCACCGAATACTCTCGCTGCTTCTGCGGCAGCTTCCTCTGACTTTACTATAAGCCAACTCTTTGACCCATTCACAAGGTAACCGAACTTCTCTCCTTCCTGACTCAACAGCTTGTACCAATCGTAAAGCGATGTGATTACTCCACCGCCTGCCGAATCATCCGCGAGccatgctaataataataataataataataataataataataataataataataataataataatggcggCGAGTAGGACGGACGTGTGTTATCAGCTCTGTTAAAATTCGTTCCCAACGAAAGCAAGCCAAGTCTAGAGCACTTGTGTATATCCAGAAAAGTATTTTATATACTTTGCAGGCTGTTGAGCTATTCGGCAAGACGATTTAGTGTCTCTAGACGAGTGAATTTAGACGTTTTACTTTTTGTTTGGAGTTTGACTGTGGATTATGGCGAGCAGCGAGACGACAGGACAACAACTTCGAGGTAATAGCGGGAGGATAAAATGGACAGAGGGCATGAACAATTTTCTGCTGGACTGTAAGAATAAAGCAAAGATGTTAGCTGAGTCGGAGAATCCTCCTCGATTagaaaatggaagaaagaaaGGATACATGCGGCTAATGAAAGAGCTGTGGGATGACTCAGGTTACGGAGAATTGGAGTTAACAAGTCAGAATTTAAGGGATCAAGCGGCGCGATTGGAAAAGACTATGGGAGATGTGAGAGTTGCCATTTTTGAAAGTGTTGGGCAGAGGGCCCGGGAAGAGGAACCGACGATTCGAGATTTTAATGCTCGTAACTTGGAGTCAACTAATTTTGAAGTCAATCATGAAGACGCAGATTTGCATACGGTGACTGTAGGGGCTATCCCCACGAGACCTGCTGGTGTTCTTAACCAACAAACATGCGATCTACTAGACTCATCAAATGTGATTTTCGCACGTGTGAACACCCAACCAGGTGAGTTTGGTGAACGAGACATTGACACACGTATAAAGGAAAGACCAACTAAGGGTGACTTAAATAATATCAATCTGGCAATAATAAAGCTAATGGAGCAGCACCAAGTGTCCCCAAGGGAGAATCCGTTCAGTTATTTGTGGATTGTGAACTGTGTACTTTACTCGGTTGTGATGGCAATTCTATTGAACAAAGGCTGGAAAAAGCAGCGTAGCGGAACTTCTGGCGGAGCGCGTAAGCAACACAAATGGAAAAGAGAATACGAAAAGCGAGTGTTAGAAGTCAGGAAAAAGATTTCAATTGCAGAGGCCGAACTTATGCGTTTAAaggaaaacaggaaaataacaaaaaaagggaaaagaaatcgGGCTTTTCTCGAACAGGAATGCAAGGGCTTGTCAGCAGTCAAGCTAGTCAGCTACATGGAAAAACAGAAGTCTATCCTAAGAAAGCTGAAGAGAGGATTCTCTAGGAGCAAGAAACAGGAAGAAGCCCGAGTCCTTAACCAACAATTCCAGACCGACGCTAGCAGGGTCTACGCAAACATGCGGGAAATTGTAAATAAGGACAAAGAGAATGACCGGCCGCGATACATAGCGGATGATCAGGCGAATCACGGGGAGAGAGAAATGTTTAATAATATCGAGGAAGCAAGTGAATTTTGGAGAACTCTATGGGAGACAGAGGGAACAGGAGACAGGAATGCTGCGTGGCTAGAAGAGATCAGATCTGCGATCCACAGTAGAGTACCAGAACCGGCCGATGAGGACTGGGACTTGGATGAGATGGATGCGGCAAAGGTGCTGACCAAGAAGAAGAACTGGAGCGCGCCTGGCCCAGACCGGCTGGCGAACTTCTGGTGGAAACGTGCTAACTCTCTTCATAAGGGTGTGGCAACTGCATTCCAAGTTATTTCAAGGAGTGATGAAGAGTACCCCCAGTGGTTTTCGGAGGGAAAAACGTCGCTAATTCCCAAACCTGGGATATTTAGTAGTGACAATCAAAGACCTATCACTTGTTTAAATACCATTTATAAATGGTACACATCGTGCCTACTTGTCCCAACTGACAAACATCTTAATCATTACGAACTGATGGAAGGTGCGCAAAGGGGTGCCCGTGCTGGATGCAGTGGGACTGTTGACAACCTGCTCATTGACCGGATTGTCACGCTAGACTGCCACAGGAGAAAGCGTAATCTCAGTATGGGATGGGTAGATGTTAAGAAGGCATATGACTCTATAGATCACGGCTGGCTAGAGGAGATGATGCTTATGCACAGGTTCCCCACCTGGCTGTGTAGGGCTATCCAGAATTTGTCAAGAAGCTGGAGTACCAGAATAGTGACCACTACAAGAAAGGGGAGAGAAGTCTCGGACATCATACGATTTAGAAAGGGCCTTCCACAGGGCGATGCCCTATGCCCTAGGCTCTTCACGGTCTGTCTGAACCCGATCGCCTGGAAGATAAGAGCAACCGAAGGATATAGACTATCTAAGCCTATTGATACAAAGGTCACGGATCTTCTATACATAGATGACCTGAAGATCTTTGCTGCATCGGAGTCGAGACTCAGTTGTGTGATGAAGTCGGTAAGGCCGGCTATGGAAGACGTGGGTTTGCAATGGAACCCTAAGAAATGCGCGGTCGTCCATTTTAAGAGGGGGACCCATGTTGCTGATAGCGCAGGACTGAAGGTTGATGGGAATGCTAAGATACCGAGTCTGGAAGATGGACAACAGTATAAGTTTTTGGGTGTGCTTGAGAGTCTGAAGCAAGAAGAGAAGTTAGCTTTGCAGTCTGCTGCTAAAGAGTATCTCCGGAGGTTGTCGGTAATTTGGACGAGCCCCCTTTCGGACTATCATCGTGTGGTTGCATCTAACCAGTTTGCTATGCCAGCTATGAGTTACTATATGTGGACTCAGCACTGGCCAATAACAGACCTGAAGCAAATAGACAGAGAGGCCCGCAAAATTGTTGTAGAGAACGGAGGCAAGCATCCCTGTGGTTCAACATCCCTGCTGTACCTGTCACGTGATAAAGGTGGGAGGGGGATGCGCTCCATCGAGACAGAGTATAAAGAAACGAAGATTAAAGCAGCGGCCAATCTGTATCAGAACAGAGATCCGGCTATGAAGATAGTACGGGACTTCGAGGAGCGCGCGGAGAGCATGGGGCACCAAGCACTGACAAAGGAAGCGGCGGCGTACGCGAAAGAGTATGGTCTGGAGCTACAGCTTGAATATCCTGATCCAGTCTGTGTCACAGAGGAGGGAGAGGTGATACCTGGGAAAAAGGTAAAGAATATTCTCAAGAGACATCGAGAATCAAGAGTGCGGGAGGAGGTTAAAGAACagagatggcaaggaaagctggTAACGGAAAGAGAAAGAGACGAGGAGCTAAGTGCTGAGCGGTGCTTCTGGTGGCTGAGCGACTGGCGAACCTGCCCAACACACACCATCGCGGGCATGTTTGAGCTGTACGAACAACTATTACCCACACGGTTGTACACCATCCATAAGACACGTGTGAGTGATAGTGGTGATTCGACATGTAGGCTGTGCGGTACAGCGCCAGAGGGCATGGCCCACATTTTATCTGCCTGCCCCGCGCTTGCGCAAACCAAGTACCTCGCAAGACATGACGCCGTCTTGAAGGTCCTCTTCTTCGAGAtcatctttgacttgggcctgaTAGACTCTGTGCCCCCGTGGTATTCTCCCATCAAGCCACAGTCTGTCTATGAAACTGCAGAGGTACAGGCGTACTGGGATGTTCCGGTATATGGAGAGTACCAAGAGCTCAGAGCAAATAGAGTGGACGCTAGGATCGTTAACAACAGAGATAAGCAAGTGATAGCCttggaaatgagttgcccctggGTGAGCAACCGTGGTAAGAAAACATCTGAGAAGACCATGAAGTATGCGCCACTCAGATGGGAATTGAAACAGAGATACCCAGGGTAcgagataaatcagtgcaatatCATCCTAGATGTACTCGGGGGATGGTCCAAGGACTTAGATGACACCCTACAGAAGCTAGTAGGCAGCAAAGCTAAAGGCGtgctcaagaagatgcagaaggcgtgtctctcaggaactctaaatattgctcgcacttttaaagtgataATTTAACTCGTAGGCGAACTCTGAAAAGAAGGACAGtgtcatacatatatacactaccagttttaataggttttataatgatcatttcagtttttagtgataattttagattttctattttattcactgattagcTCATGGGCTACGCTGCGGCGCCTCGTGTGGCTTTTATTGTATATGGCATACAGACGTTTTTTACTGCAATCATAACAATAATGGAAGTGGCCGATGTAATTCAGTGCTCAGGAA containing:
- the LOC138039716 gene encoding uncharacterized protein; this translates as MASSETTGQQLRGNSGRIKWTEGMNNFLLDCKNKAKMLAESENPPRLENGRKKGYMRLMKELWDDSGYGELELTSQNLRDQAARLEKTMGDVRVAIFESVGQRAREEEPTIRDFNARNLESTNFEVNHEDADLHTVTVGAIPTRPAGVLNQQTCDLLDSSNVIFARVNTQPGEFGERDIDTRIKERPTKGDLNNINLAIIKLMEQHQVSPRENPFSYLWIVNCVLYSVVMAILLNKGWKKQRSGTSGGARKQHKWKREYEKRVLEVRKKISIAEAELMRLKENRKITKKGKRNRAFLEQECKGLSAVKLVSYMEKQKSILRKLKRGFSRSKKQEEARVLNQQFQTDASRVYANMREIVNKDKENDRPRYIADDQANHGEREMFNNIEEASEFWRTLWETEGTGDRNAAWLEEIRSAIHSRVPEPADEDWDLDEMDAAKVLTKKKNWSAPGPDRLANFWWKRANSLHKGVATAFQVISRSDEEYPQWFSEGKTSLIPKPGIFSSDNQRPITCLNTIYKWYTSCLLVPTDKHLNHYELMEGAQRGARAGCSGTVDNLLIDRIVTLDCHRRKRNLSMGWVDVKKAYDSIDHGWLEEMMLMHRFPTWLCRAIQNLSRSWSTRIVTTTRKGREVSDIIRFRKGLPQGDALCPRLFTVCLNPIAWKIRATEGYRLSKPIDTKVTDLLYIDDLKIFAASESRLSCVMKSVRPAMEDVGLQWNPKKCAVVHFKRGTHVADSAGLKVDGNAKIPSLEDGQQYKFLGVLESLKQEEKLALQSAAKEYLRRLSVIWTSPLSDYHRVVASNQFAMPAMSYYMWTQHWPITDLKQIDREARKIVVENGGKHPCGSTSLLYLSRDKGGRGMRSIETEYKETKIKAAANLYQNRDPAMKIVRDFEERAESMGHQALTKEAAAYAKEYGLELQLEYPDPVCVTEEGEVIPGKKVKNILKRHRESRVREEVKEQRWQGKLVTERERDEELSAERCFWWLSDWRTCPTHTIAGMFELYEQLLPTRLYTIHKTRVSDSGDSTCRLCGTAPEGMAHILSACPALAQTKYLARHDAVLKVLFFEIIFDLGLIDSVPPWYSPIKPQSVYETAEVQAYWDVPVYGEYQELRANRVDARIVNNRDKQVIALEMSCPWVSNRGKKTSEKTMKYAPLRWELKQRYPGYEINQCNIILDVLGGWSKDLDDTLQKLVGSKAKGVLKKMQKACLSGTLNIARTFKVII